The window ATATGAAAAAGAAGTTGGGTAACTTGCACAAACAAGTTACTCTTTTTTTGTGCATGTTGTACATTGTCCTATTAAAGCGCTTTCGGTAGACTAAGAAGTAAGAAAAGAAAACGATTACAAAAGGAGGCCTTTTAAAATGGCTGAACTAAAATTACAAAATATTTATAAAGTTTATGAAGGTGATGTAACCGCTGTTGAAGATTTCAACTTACACATTAAAGATAAAGAGTTTATTGTATTCGTTGGTCCATCAGGTTGTGGGAAATCTACAACTTTACGTATGATTGCTGGACTTGAGGAAATTTCTAAAGGTGACTTTGAAATTGATGGAAAGCGTATGAATGACGTTGCTCCTAAAGACCGCGATATCGCGATGGTATTCCAAAACTATGCACTATACCCTCACATGAGCGTATATGATAACATGGCATTTGGATTAAAATTACGTAAAACTCCAAAAGAAGAAATCGATCGTCGTGTAAAAGAAGCGGCAGCAATCTTAGGATTAGAACAATACTTAGAACGTAAACCAAAAGCATTATCTGGTGGTCAACGTCAGCGTGTTGCTTTAGGTCGTGCGATCGTTCGTGATGCAAAAGTATTCTTAATGGATGAGCCTTTATCTAACCTTGATGCTAAATTACGTGTACAAATGCGTGCCGAAATTTCTAAATTACATCAACGTTTAAAAACTACTACAATTTACGTAACACATGACCAAACAGAAGCTATGACAATGGCTACACGTCTTGTTGTTATGAAAGATGGTATTATTCAACAAGTTGGTTCACCTAAAGAAGTATACGAAAATCCTGAAAACATCTTTGTAGGCGGATTCATCGGTTCTCCAGCAATGAACTTCTTCAATGGTAAATTAGAAGATGGTTCTTTCCTTCTAGGAGAGCAAAAAATTTCCATCCCTGAAGGAAAAATGAAAATGTTACGTGACAACGGTTATGTTGGTAAAGAAATCGTACTTGGAATTCGTCCTGAAGATTTCCACGATGAGCCAGTATTCATCGAGTCTTCTGCTGGAACGAAAATTACTGCGAAAATCGAAGTAGCAGAATTACTAGGTGCAGAGTCCATGCTTTACTCACAAATCGCTGGTCAAGAGTTTGTTGCTCGTGTAGACTCTCGTACAGACGTGAAACCTGA is drawn from Bacillus alkalisoli and contains these coding sequences:
- a CDS encoding ABC transporter ATP-binding protein is translated as MAELKLQNIYKVYEGDVTAVEDFNLHIKDKEFIVFVGPSGCGKSTTLRMIAGLEEISKGDFEIDGKRMNDVAPKDRDIAMVFQNYALYPHMSVYDNMAFGLKLRKTPKEEIDRRVKEAAAILGLEQYLERKPKALSGGQRQRVALGRAIVRDAKVFLMDEPLSNLDAKLRVQMRAEISKLHQRLKTTTIYVTHDQTEAMTMATRLVVMKDGIIQQVGSPKEVYENPENIFVGGFIGSPAMNFFNGKLEDGSFLLGEQKISIPEGKMKMLRDNGYVGKEIVLGIRPEDFHDEPVFIESSAGTKITAKIEVAELLGAESMLYSQIAGQEFVARVDSRTDVKPEMNIDLAIDMNKAHFFDLETELRIRNK